In the genome of Candoia aspera isolate rCanAsp1 chromosome 1, rCanAsp1.hap2, whole genome shotgun sequence, one region contains:
- the PLEKHG3 gene encoding pleckstrin homology domain-containing family G member 3 isoform X6, whose translation MRNKQLAKFFRERQEQIRHSLPLGSYLLKPVQRVLKYHLLLQEIAKHFDREGDGYEVVEEAIATMTCVAWYINDMKRKHEHAVRLQEIQSLLINWKGPDLTTYGELVLEGTFRVHRVKNERTFFLLDRILLITKKRGDHYIYKSHIPCSSLMLIESTRDSLCFTITHYKHSKQQYNIQAKSVEEKRVWTHHLKRLILENHHAIIPQKAKEAILEMDSFYPPHFKYSPERLKKSLSCQQSEDILQWIRPGRRQSEPTKQILKQLSNKGEGHADSDGALLEFGEPPQIPNSLPQEEDQETLPQESPEELAESDGSEKETVLEEENEAEEEEEEEEEEEERLVGMEQVSDFASSLMAVLHCWHYRANTLLFSWGSTGKGHKTQEGLKQDHSSSIRERNRIVETVSSVPKVRSPIELDKLLDISSHTEECLEENPLQPDLEDHHGLLDQGSDSLESAENIEELKPLSSEEEEEEDGHAPRSSSILPFSVLDQASIIAERFASSLSRRNSLVHEEGKGYLTPKMASRSSSILSLDGDEKAVCCNNGTTVDSQSCSLLQESSAEPVSACSSAVRPGLAEPDHASCRRKESMLSQQDRLLLDKIKSYYDYAEHQDANFSVRRRESLSFIPKGLVRNSVFRINSLPQSEPGQEMLKRNRPGPLGSSVAGWTGSLVLSNRPAVVLHSPHLETASEENPVPITEAEFRSPSEMIKVWEEMEQPRSKPWSRTEDCRGRKANGGISLCQAESYLRDRLSGQENGFDLREPLLILEDEDLGDIVEEEPVVPSPENKSPVEWTVPSRLPWEVAQELGTCDQDQNFPQMHPNIMRLAHLTEAELTEKVKSKVYQLARQYSLRIKSQKPTMHRRLAEVEEEMQRNTLTGQQGAVKRDKGQKKSTLSPPNYEQIVLQEASSLGLLSSSSTCQKSPKRFSFSSSSISPQLSSPTSTCTLSHSPLSPITTEKFSWPDVRELRSRYSCQVAVEKCRPPLVNRSCSAPEKMVDDGKMQAGFQRSKGLAKTDVKGQQWEKQSCRRKASLDSIPQELVCDTQKELCLTAETSLENHQHMFVMEKVPKGTNKADEREPQIHSPSAQEKLSLKALVERYKSYQDSEEYHRHEDDAQEVWWEKTAGSQHNLVKNLREKFQTLNSTS comes from the exons ATGAGGAACAAACAGTTGGCCAAATTCTTCCGTGAGAGACAGGAGCAAATCCGGCACTCCTTGCCCCTTGGCTCCTACCTTCTCAAGCCTGTCCAGCGCGTTCTCAAATATCACCTGCTCCTACAG GAGATAGCAAAGCACTTTGACAGAGAAGGAGATGGCTATGAAGTGGTGGAAGAAGCAATTGCCACCATGACCTGTGTGGCTTGGTACATCAATGACATGAAGCGGAAGCATGAGCATGCTGTGCGGCTGCAG GAAATCCAGTCATTACTTATTAACTGGAAGGGCCCAGACCTGACAACTTACGGTGAGCTAGTCCTAGAAGGCACATTCCGCGTACATCGTGTCAAGAACGAGAGAACATTCTTCCTTTTGGACAGAATCTTGTTGATAACAAAGAAACGAGGTGATCACTACATATACAAAAGCCACATTCCA TGTTCCTCTCTGATGCTGATTGAGAGCACGCGGGACTCACTTTGCTTCACTATCACCCACTACAAGCACAGCAAGCAGCAGTATAACATTCAG GCCAAATCAGTGGAGGAGAAGCGGGTTTGGACTCACCACCTCAAGCGCCTGATCTTAGAAAATCACCATGCCATAATCCCTCAGAAA GCCAAAGAAGCCATCTTGGAAATGGACTCATTCT ATCCTCCTCACTTCAAATACAGTCCTGAGCGCTTGAAGAAGTCCTTATCATGCCAACAGTCTGAAGACATTCTTCAATGGATTCGGCCAGGACGCCGACAATCAG AGCCAACAAAACAGATCCTCAAGCAACTGAGCAACAAAGGTGAGGGA CATGCAGATAGTGATGGAGCCCTTCTGGAGTTTGGGGAACCTCCACAGATCCCCAACAGCTTACCCCAAGAGGAGGATCAGGAGACCCTTCCTCAGGAATCTCCAGAAGAGCTGGCTGAAAGTGATGGCAGCGAGAAGGAGACAGTGCTCGAGGAAGAGAATgaagcagaggaagaggaggaggaagaagaagaggaggaggaaaggctgGTAGGAATGGAGCAGGTGTCAGACTTTGCAAGCTCCTTGATGGCAGTCCTCCATTGCTGGCACTATCGGGCCAACACCTTGCTTTTCTCCTGGGGCAGCACG GGCAAGGGCCACAAGACACAGGAAGGACTCAAACAAGACCACTCTTCCAGCATCAGAGAGAGGAACAGGATTGTGGAGACTGTATCATCTGTGCCAAAG GTTCGATCACCCATTGAGCTTGACAAGCTGTTAGACATTTCTTCCCATACAGAAGAGTGTCTAGAAGAGAATCCTCTGCAACCAGATCTAGAAGATCATCATGGCCTCCTGGATCAAGGTTCAGATAGCCTGGAGTCTGCTGAAAACATAGAAGAGCTGAAGCCACTGagcagtgaggaggaggaggaagaggatggtCATGCACCCAGGTCCAGCAGCATCCTCCCCTTTTCTGTGCTAGATCAGGCCAGTATCATTGCAGAGCGCTTTGCCAGCAGCCTCTCCCGTCGCAACAGTTTGGTTCATGAGGAAGGAAAGGGCTACCTCACACCAAAGATGGCCAGCCGGAGCAGCAGCATTCTAAGCTTGGATGGGGACGAAAAGGCTGTGTGTTGCAACAATGGCACCACTGTGGACTCCCAGAGTTGCAGCCTCTTGCAAGAGTCCTCTGCTGAACCTGTCAGTGCTTGCAGCAGTGCAGTGCGGCCTGGTCTGGCTGAGCCTGACCATGCTTCTTGTCGACGGAAGGAGTCGATGCTGTCCCAGCAGGACCGGCTGCTACTGGACAAGATCAAGAGTTACTATGATTATGCTGAGCATCAGGATGCCAACTTCAGTGTCAGGCGGAGAGAGAGTCTCTCTTTCATCCCCAAAGGGCTGGTGAGAAATTCTGTTTTCCGGATAAATAGTCTTCCCCAGTCAGAGCCTGGCCAGGAGATGCTGAAGAGGAATAGACCGGGCCCCTTGGGCAGTAGTGTAGCAGGCTGGACAGGATCCTTGGTGCTTTCAAATAGGCCTGCTGTTGTACTCCACTCTCCCCATTTGGAGACAGCCAGTGAGGAAAATCCAGTGCCTATCACTGAAGCAGAGTTCAGGTCACCTAGTGAGATGATTAAAGTCTGGGAGGAGATGGAGCAACCAAGAAGCAAGCCCTGGAGCAGGACTGAAGACTGTAGGGGGCGCAAAGCAAATGGGGGCATTTCCCTGTGCCAGGCTGAGTCTTATCTGAGAGACAGGCTCAGCGGTCAGGAGAATGGCTTTGACCTTCGTGAGCCACTTCTTATCCTGGAGGATGAGGATCTTGGGGACATAGTGGAGGAGGAGCCGGTGGTGCCCTCTCCTGAGAACAAGTCCCCTGTGGAGTGGACTGTGCCATCCAGATTACCCTGGGAAGTAGCACAAGAGCTGGGGACTTGTGATCAAGATCAGAATTTCCCTCAGATGCACCCTAATATAATGCGGCTGGCTCACCTAACTGAGGCTGAGCTGACAGAGAAGGTGAAGAGCAAAGTCTACCAGCTGGCCCGCCAATACAGCCTTCGAATCAAGAGCCAAAAACCAACAATGCACAGGCGGCTTGCTGAAGTAGAGGAGGAGATGCAGAGAAATACCTTGACTGGCCAACAGGGAGCAGTTAAGAGAGACAAAG GCCAAAAGAAGTCTACCTTGTCTCCCCCCAACTATGAACAAATTGTGCTTCAGGAGGCCAGCTCCCTGGGCCTGCTTTCCTCTTCCTCAACATGTCAGAAGTCTCCCAAGCGCTTCTCTTTCAGCTCCAGCTCCATCAGCCCCCAACTGTCCTCCCCCACCAGCACCTGCACCCTCTCCCACAGTCCACTCAGCCCCATCACGACTGAGAAGTTCAGCTGGCCCGACGTGCGTGAGCTAAGGTCCAGGTATTCCTGTCAGGTGGCGGTTGAGAAGTGCAGGCCCCCACTAGTCAACAGAAGTTGCTCAGCACCTGAGAAAATGGTAGATGAtggtaagatgcaggcaggattCCAGCGCTCAAAGGGGCTTGCAAAAACAGATGTAAAAGGCCAGCAATGGGAGAAACAGAGCTGCAGGAGAAAGGCCTCTCTTGATTCCATCCCCCAGGAACTTGTTTGTGACACTCAAAAGGAATTGTGTCTCACAGCAGAGACCTCTTTGGAGAACCACCAGCATATGTTTGTCATGGAGAAGGTGCCCAAGGGGACTAATAAAGCTGATGAAAGAGAACCACAGATTCACTCCCCTTCAGCCCAGGAGAAGCTTTCTCTCAAAGCGCTGGTGGAGCGGTACAAGTCTTATCAGGACTCGGAGGAATATCACAGGCATGAGGATGATGCTCAGGAAGTGTGGTGGGAGAAAACAGCTGGAAGCCAGCACAACCTGGTAAAAAATCTAAGGGAAAAATTTCAGACCCTTAATTCTACCAGCTGA